The Osmerus eperlanus chromosome 15, fOsmEpe2.1, whole genome shotgun sequence genome includes a window with the following:
- the odad2 gene encoding LOW QUALITY PROTEIN: outer dynein arm-docking complex subunit 2 (The sequence of the model RefSeq protein was modified relative to this genomic sequence to represent the inferred CDS: inserted 1 base in 1 codon), with the protein MSDDFAVQEEPPSTQQIQXVESVDAEEQGQPQRSYEHQEKNVHEKARQQLSPNKPDGKKKLEPSLKWKNLGLSPPHEEGENKKSKKSAGLEMSEEASTRPESKKKANLSLASSPGRQSSQKSKAHGGGQGMEDFSESSSESEEDEEQPERRPESNTDLPSEYWQIQKLVKYLKGGNQTATVIALCSMRDFNLAQETCQLAIRDVGGLEVLINLLDTEEIKCKIGSLKILKEISRNSQIRRAIADLGGLQTMVKILDSPDKDLKCLAAETIANVAKFRRARRTVRQYGGIKRLVELLDCVPDQAALTGEQERQVEAARCGALALWSCSKSTRNKEAIRRAGGVPLLARLLKSPHEDMLIPVVGTLQECASERSYRLAIQTEGMIEDLVQNLSCENQELQMHCASAIFKCAEDKRTRDLVRQYEGLQPLVTLLAEASNKQLLAATTGAIWKCSISPENVAKFQELKALEAMVGLLTDQPEEVLVNVVGALGECAQNPANRTTIRKAGGIQPLVNLLTGTNQALLVNVTKAVGACATETESMAIIDRLDGVRLLWSLLKNPNPDVQASAAWAICPCIENAKDAGEMVRSFVGGLELIVNLLKSTSKEVLASVCAAIAKIAKDEENLAVITDHGVVPMLAKLTNTADDKLRCHLAEAIARCCMWGSNRVSFGEAGAVAPLVRYLKSPDTSVHQATAQALFQLSRDPNNCITMHESGVVKLLMGMMGSTDEALQEAAAGCVANIRRLAMANEKARYG; encoded by the exons ATGTCAGAT GACTTTGCAGTTCAAGAAGAACCTCCGTCAACACAACAGATCC CAGTGGAATCGGTTGATGCGGAGGAACAAGGCCAACCCCAGAGGTCTTACGAGCATCAGGAAAAGAATGTGCATGAGAAGGCGAGACAACAGCTTTCGCCGAACAAGCCAGACGGCAAAAAGAAATTAGAACCATCTCTGAAATGGAAGAAcctcggtctctctccccctcatga GGAAGGCGAAAACAAGAAATCCAAGAAGAGCGCGGGCCTGGAGATGTCGGAGGAGGCGTCGACCAGACCCGAGAGCAAGAAGAAAGCCAACTTGTCGCTGGCGTCCTCGCCGGGTCGCCAGTCCTCTCAGAAAAG CAAGGCCCACGGAGGAGGCCAGGGCATGGAGGACTTCAGCGAGAGCTCGTCGGAgagcgaggaggacgaggagcagCCAGAGCGACGTCCGGAGAGCAACACAGACCTGCCCTCCGAGTACTGGCAGATTCAGAAGCTCGTCAAGTACCTCAAG GGAGGCAACCAGACGGCCACTGTGATTGCTCTGTGCTCCATGAGGGACTTTAATTTAGCGCAGGAGACGTGCCAACTTGCCATCCGGGACGTAGGTGGCCTTGAAGTCCTCATTAACTTGCTGGATACCGAAGAAATCAAATGCAAA ATCGGCTCTCTGAAGATCCTGAAGGAGATCAGTCGTAACTCTCAGATCCGGAGGGCAATCGCTGACCTGGGGGGCTTGCAGACCATGGTGAAGATCCTCGACTCCCCAGACAAGGACCTCAAGTGCCTGGCGGCAGAAACCATCGCCAACGTGGCCAAGTTCAGGAGAGCCAGGAGGACCGTGAGACAGTATGGAGGCATCAAGAgactg gtggagCTGCTGGACTGCGTGCCGGACCAGGCGGCGCTGAccggggagcaggagaggcaggtAGAGGCGGCTCGCTGCGGGGCGCTGGCCCTGTGGAGCTGCAGCAAGAGCACCAGGAACAAGGAGGCCATCCGCCGGGCCGGGGGAGTGCCCCTGCTGGCCCGCCTGCTCAAGTCCCCCCACGAGGACATGCTCATCCCCGTGGTGGGCACCCTGCAGGAGTGCGCCTCCGAG AGAAGCTACAGGTTGGCCATTCAGACCGAGGGCATGATCGAGGACCTGGTCCAAAACCTCAGCTGTGAGAACCAGGAGTTGCAGATGCACTGCGCCAGTGCCATCTTTAAG tgtgcgGAGGACAAGCGTACCCGGGACCTGGTGCGTCAGTACGAGGGCCTGCAGCCCCTGGTGACTCTGCTGGCCGAGGCCAGCAACAAGCAGCTCCTGGCCGCCACCACCGGAGCCATCTGGAAGTGCTCCATCAGTCCAGAGAACGTGGCTAA GTTCCAGGAGCTGAAAGCCCTGGAGGCGATGGTGGGTCTGCTGACTGACCAGCCTGAGGAGGTTCTGGTCAACGTGGTGGGTGCCCTGGGGGAGTGTGCCCAGAACCCTGCCAACAGGACCACCATCCGCAAGGCCGGGGGCATCCAGCCGCTGGTCAACCTGCTGACGGGCACCAACCAGGCGCTGCTCGTCAACGTCACCAAGGCCGTGGGCGCGTGTGCCACCGAGACGGAAAGCATGGC GATCATTGACCGCCTGGACGGGGTTCGCCTGCTCTGGTCCCTGCTGAAAAACCCCAATCCAGATGTCCAGGCCAGCGCTGCGTGGGCCATTTGTCCATGCATCGAGAACGCCAAG GATGCCGGGGAGATGGTGCGTTCCTTCGTCGGCGGATTGGAACTGATTGTTAATTTGCTGAAATCAACAAGCAAAGAGGTGCTGGCGAGCGTCTGCGCCGCCATCGCCAAGATCGCCAAAGACGAGGAGAACCTGGCAGTGATCACCGATCACGGGGTCGTCCCCATGCTGGCCAAGCTGACTAACACA GCCGACGACAAGCTCCGCTGCCACCTGGCCGAGGCCATCGCCCGCTGCTGCATGTGGGGCAGCAACAGGGTGTCGTTCGGGGAGGCGGGGGCCGTGGCGCCCCTGGTGCGCTACCTCAAGTCCCCCGACACCTCGGTCCACCAGGCCACCGCCCAGGCCCTGTTCCAGCTCTCCAGGGACCCCAACAACTGCATCACCATGCACGAGAGCGGAGTGGTCAAG